The genomic interval TCTGCAAGAGGGTCAAAGGTAATTGCTCCGCTCAAATAGTGTAATGCCAAATTCAGACCTTCACTGGCGCGCAGCAAATCCTGTATTTCTTCATCCGGCTCGCTTCTTCCAAAACCTTCATCTAAATTGGCGAAGACAAGTTCTGGAACCTTAAATCCCAATGCGCGGGCTAATTCACCACCAATCAATTCAGCAATAAGGGCTTTTGCCCCCTGGCCTGCTCCACGAAACTTTAACACATAAAGAAAATCATCATCTGCCTCAACCAGAGCCGGCATGGACCCTCCTTCTCGAAGTGGTGTTATATAACGAGTGACATCTACTGTCCGGATTTCAGGAAAGTTTTGTACCATAAGTTAAAATTAAAACGCGATCGGTGTTTAGGGTAACAAAGCAAGTGCTTCTTGAATATATTTCAATCCCTGATCCGAATAATGTAATTTAAGTGCCTCTGCCCTTCCTTTTTCATCCATTTTCAACAAAGATTTTCTCAGAATATTTACAATCTTTTCAGCACTATATTTTGGGAAGAAATCTTCGTATTGATACTGAAGAAAAACTAAACAGAGCGCATTTTCCAATGTCTGAACCTCTGGGTCTACCTTGATTTTTTTCTTTAAAATTAGCTGTTGTACCCGTTCAATAAAACTTGAATCATAACCGCTCTTTTCCAAAATCGCCGATGCTTTATCCGCGTGATAGTTGGCTAAAGTTCTCCTCCACTCTAAATATCCTGTTCTTCCATCGGGGTATTGGTCCCTCGGGATTTCCCAACGGCCAATATGTTGGCTACGCGAAGCAAGGAGTAATTCTTCACTTGCCTGCGAATCGAGGTGAACAATAGTTTCATGTAACTTCAATGCCAAAAAATATTCTTGAGGATATATTTTTCCCTCCCAGGTATACGTGTTCGGATCCTGTTTATTGTAAGCGTCGAAGCTCTCAAATGCGAGTGATAATCTATTCATCGCTGCAAATTAACGGAAAAACTTAAACATTGAGCCTTCGTACTTAATATAGTTTTTTGGTATTACCCTCAGTGAGCCCTTTCCATGAATCCGTCCGAAAGGGCGAAGCCGGAAAGCCGGCACTATTGAATAAGTTGATATCGATATTATCGTCATACCATCCGTAGCGTACAGCCTTAGGGTCAGCTACTTCATTGCTAGACACTTCTACATAGTCTCCGACGATCTTTGCATTTGCCTTTTTAAATACCTGATCTTCTCCCGCAATTTCAAATCCAACAAGCGCCTCGCCATTTTTTGATTGAAGACCTCCTTCTAGGTGATCAAAATAAATTCGAACCCTCCCATCTTTTTCCTTCATTTTCTTGTACATGGGACCACTATAAGGGTTCTTTTTGTTATAGCTTTGATTAAGAGCAATCGCAGCGAGGCGATTACCAACATCTAATTTATTCCTCGGATGAATATCCTTGCTGTTTCCAATATCCGTTATAACAGCCATTCCTGTGTTTGGGACTGACAGGGTCATCATTTGTGATTCGCGCAGCTCGGCCCAAGAACTACCCTTCTCGCTTGTGCCTCCAAATGCGTTATAAGACGTCAATTGCACAAAATAAAAAGGGAAATCGCCCTGCCCCCATCGGTCTCTCCAATCTTCAATTAAAAGAGGAAATGTTTCCCGATATTCATAGGAAATCTGCGAGTGTGCATTGTTTTCCCCCTGATACCATATGACGCCCTGAATCGTATAAGGGATCAGGGGCTCGATCATGGCATTCGAAAGCAAACTGGGCGCTGAATTAGGTTTTTTCTGTTTTAAAAGCGTGTCTGGCAATGACTTTGGCACTTCTGCTATTCTATCCCCGAATGTATCGGAACTCTCAAAAGCTGCTCTGCTAATCCAGGTTTCTGCCATCGTACCGCCCCACGAAGAGTTGATCAGACCAATCGGCACACCCAATTCCTCGTTCAGTTTTTTAGCGTAGTAATAGCCCACCGCTGTGAACGACGGCGCATTTTCTGAAGTAGAGACTTTCCATTCCGCTGCCGTCATTAGATCATCCTGTGGCATATCAGACACGTCACGCTGTATTTTTATGTGACGAATCTGATTGTTGTTAGCGTTTTTTATGGCGGTTTCAGCATTATCTGTGTTTTTCAATGCCCATTCCATATTCGACTGACCCGAACAAACCCACACCTCCCCGATCAGTACATCTTTAAAAGTCACCTCATTATCTCCTCTGATCTGAAGCTCGTATGGGCCACCCGCTTTTTCTTTTTTTAACTCCAACTCCCACTCACCGGCACTATTCGCAACAGTCTTAATATGTTGCTGGTTTAAACTTACGGCGACTTCTTCTCCGGGGTTCGCCCATCCCCATACTTTTATTGGTTTATTGCGTTGTAATACCATGTGGTCACCGAATAGTTTCGGGAGCCTTACATCGGCCAGGGTAATAACCGCACCGAATAAGAAAAGAACGATTAGAATAAAATGTTTTTTCATAATTAAGCTTAAGTGGATTTCGGAATTAAATTTACAATTAATATGACTTTATCCAAGATTTAGGTTCAGATATTCTAATTGATTTATGTTCAAAAAACATTTTTTTCTGATACCTTAGCACATCAAAAAAATAATTCGTAGCATTTTTTCTATGAGAGGTATTAAAATTGGACTGCTTGGTAAAGTAGTAATCGCCATTATTCTCGGTATTGGCGTTGGATTGGTTTCTCCTGACTGGATTTCCAGAATATTTATAACGTTTAATGCCTTGTTCAGTAATTTTCTGAACTTTATTGTCCCACTGATTATTCTGGGTCTGATCGCTCCGGGCATAGCAGATTTGGGTAAAAACGCTGGTCGACTACTTTTAATTACATCGCTATTAGCATATGCCTTTACAATTTTCACTGGATTCTTTGCTTATTTTTCTGGAAAGGTCTTTTTGCCCGGCCTGTTATCGAGTGATGGGACGCCTCACTTCGAGGCGGCTGTAAAAACACTTGAGCCCTATTTTACACTTGAAATGTCACCGGTGTTTGATGTTATGACAGCGCTAATCTTATCTTTCACACTAGGACTTGGCATCGCTTTTATAAAAGGTGAAACGTTGAAGAACTGTTTGGATGAATTTGAAGATATTATTATGAAGGTTATTAATCATATCATCATCCCCATTCTGCCCCTCTATATTTTCGGGATTTTTCTAAACATGACGGTTGCTGGTCAGGTAGCGAGCATTCTCACCGTTTTTATAAAAATTATTGTTCTCATCTTTATTCTGACTATTATCCTTTTAATTGTTCAATTTGTAATTGCAGGTGGAATTGCAAAGGTCAACCCCTTCAAGGCTTTAAAAAACATGCTAACTGCCTATCTCACTGCTTTAGGTACACAATCGTCAGCAGCTACCATACCGGTTACCTATCAACAGACACTGAAAAATAAAGTCGACCCTGACATTGCCGGCTTTGTGATCCCGCTCTGTGCGACAGTTCACCTATCAGGGAGCATGCTAAAGATTACACTTTGTGCGATAGCTGTCATGTTAATGAATGGCGAGGTGATCAGCACAGAAATTTTCGTCGGGTTTATCTTTCTTTTGGGCATTACAATGATTGCGGCTCCGGGTGTGCCGGGCGGAGCGATTATGGCTGCCATGGGCGTATTGTCCTCTGTTTTAGGATTTAGCGAAGATTCCTTGGGATTAATGATTGCGCTTTACATAGGCATGGATAGCTTCGGTACCGCATGTAATGTAACGGGCGACGGTGCCATTGCCTTAATCATAAACAAGATCTACAAAAAGGACATTAATACAACAATAAGGTTACAGGAAGATTCAAACATGTAGCGGTAGATACCCGTTTGTCGTACTATTATAGTAAAACAACAAATAGTATTATGAAAAAGTATCTTGTAATTTTAACGTGTGTATTGACGGCAGCTTTCGCTTCATGTGAGAAAGATGATGTTGAAAACGTACGAGAACGTGATGAAAAACGCTTGGAAGAGTTGTACAACGAGATCAAAGAAATCTCAGAAAGTGTAACATGTGAAGACGCTGGAGAATGGGAATTTACAGCCATCGGCTCAAAGGCTTGCGGCGGACCAACTGGATATATCGCCTACTCAAATACCATTGACACCGAGGCTTTCCTAGAAAAAGTAAAATTATACACAGAACTTCAGCAGCAATTTAATATCGATTGGGAAATTACCTCCGACTGTAGTGTAGTCGCAAAACCCTCTGGTGTTATATGTAATGATGAAGGGAAACCCGAATTTGTTTACAACAACATGGTACCGAATGAATAACTCCAATCGGTAAAAGATACTTTAAAAAACAAACGATAGGAGCGCCATTAAGAACTTAATGGCGCTCCTTCTTTTTTATTCCCCGGTATAAAAGTCCCTTAACGAACCAAAATAGTCTTCATTCCAGCCAGCAACGATATCGTCGTAATCCTCGTCAGGAATATTGGTATGGGTCAATTCTACAGAGGTGCCTATTTTATGTGGATGCAATTTGATGGTCACGATAGAATCTTCTTCCTGATCACCAAAGTACCATTTCTGAACAATTTTTTTGTCCTTTTCAAATTGTAGGTTTACCCCGACAATACTACCATCCCATAAGGAAAACTCTGAACCCTCAAGCTCTTGCATTTCAGCCTTGTCTCCGGTCCACAGTTCAATGGTTGCTTCAGTCGTTAATGCTAGGTATATTTCCCAGGGTTTCGCTGTAATCGTAAAATATTTCTTATAATCTTTCATATGAGTACCTAATATGCATTCTTCCCAATTTACTTATCTTCCCAGCCCATTAATTTCATAACACCTAAAAACTCGCTAGAGACTCCTGCCCGAATAAGAACAGATTCTTTGGTATGGGGGTGCTCAAACTTAAGCTCCGATGCATGAAGTAACATAGTCGTCATATCCCACTGCTCCTTAAAAAAACGGTTCTGTTTGTTGCAACCATGTTTTCTATCCCCAATTATCGGGTAAAAAATATGCGCAAAATGCCTACGCAATTGGTGCATCCTACCCGTCAGCGGCGTCGCCTCCACCAGCGAGTATCTGGAAGTTGCATGTTTACCCAAAGCGAACGGTATTTCAGCATATTGAAGGGTCTTAAAATAGGTAAAAGCCTCCTGCATCATGCCATTTTCCTTCATCAGTGGATAATCTATTTCCATTTCTCGAGGTGCATAACCTCTTAATACAGCCAAATATTTTTTCCCTACCTGATTACTCATGAATTGTTTGTGCATGGCAATCTCGGTGTCCTTATCGAGTGCAAAAAGCAGAACACCACTGGTCTTACGATCTAGACGATGAACCGGGCTTACATGCTGGCCTATCTGCTGCTTTAACGTTTGAAGAGCAAACTCGGTTGCATCTCTTGCAATAGACGATCGATGCACCAACAAGCCATGAGGTTTGTTAATAGCAATTAAGTTTTTGTCACGATATACTACTTCAAGCATCAAATAGTTTTATGCGAATGTAAACATATCAAAACATTTTATAAACAATTCATTGTTCAAGCTGTTCTACAATTAGAGAACTAACTCAATATCAAGGTCTTTTAAAAAAATATTATCAACTATAAATTACATGTCATGAAAAAGTTATTATTCAGCTTCATTGCTGCCATGTTTCTTACATTGACCATCCAGCAGGTCTATGCGCAAGAAGAAAAACCAACGGTTCCGGACACAACGAAAAAGGAAAAACTTCCTGTAGTCCCAGAACCTGAAGTACCGATGCCAACGCCGGAAACACCAGAGACACCGAGTACACCAGAGACACCGAAAGTTCCGGAAACGCCGAAAGTTCCGCAAACCCCGGAAACACCAAAAGCACCGGAAGTACCTAAGGTACCAGAAACTCCATTACCGCCACCACCGCCACCAACTCCTCCTACGATTTCATAGCAAACGGATACAGGAATTTTCAACAAAAAGAGGCTCTTGTGAAAGCCTCTTTTTGTTTTATCGATAGAACTTTTTGCTTTTGACCAGCATCCTATAGCTACTCCTTTTTAGATTAATCGAACGCTGCAACTGTTGGTCGGCATACCTCGCTTTCCTGTAAGCAGCAAATACCAAGGTTGGTGTCAATAAACCGATAGACTGAGATTTTTGGTCACGACGAACGACCGGGATCAGATCTGTATGGTAACGATCCATCATCTCAACAGCAAAGCTTAGTCGGCTTTCCGGATAAATATAAATTTTCTTTGTGTCGACGATGCTCTCAACCGTCTCTGAATCATCCAGATCAGTATTGTGCAGATCTTTTAATTTTAATGTCCCTGCTAAATCACCATCTTCTTTTTTCACAATCAACATATGTCGGCCTGGTTGATTCAGTCTTACCCAGTCCTTTACTTCTCCGATACTTTGACTGATCGTAATCTGTGGCTTTATATACTCCATTACATTACCTACATTCATTTGCTGGAGCACATCAGGTGCATAAGCATCGGGCGTATAAATGCCTCTCCGTTTAATTTTCTCCGTCATAATCGTACCCTTCATTAAAAAGAAGGAAACAAAATAAGCTGAGGTGCAGGCTCCCAACAGCGGCAATAAGCCGTGAGGCTGCATCGTCGTCTCCATCGCGAATACTATTGACGTAAGAAGCGCTCTTGCTGAGCCGGCAAACATGCTGGCCATACCGATCAACGCGCAGGTCGGCAAGTTAATATCACTTCCAGGAAATATCCACAATATCAACATTCCCATACCCAGCCCAAGAGCCCCTCCAATCGTAAACAAAGGAGCCAGGGTACCGCCTGATGTTCCGCTTCCTAAAGAAACCGACCAGGAAATAAATTTTAAAACCGATAAGCCGAAGATCAACTGCAAGGGAAGATTACCAGTAAGCAAATCAGAAATATTTGAATACCCAACGCCCATGGTATAAGGTGCAAAGTAACCCACGACACCGACTGCAACCGCACCGATAGCCGGCCACCACATCCAGTGGATCGGAAGCTTCTCAAACAAGTCTTCAATCAAATAAATGCTCTTTGAAATATAAGCTGCTAGAACGCCTATAATAGCTCCCATAATAACATAACTTATCAATGCTTTATAAGTGGGCAATGGAATATCTGGCATCCCGAACATCGGCTCCGAACCAAAAAAGAGTAGATGCATGGCTGCTCCGGAGGCACAGGCTAGAGCTACAGGGATGATAGAACGTGGAGAAAACTCAAATAGTAGCAACTCAATGGCCAATAACACGGCAGCCACAGGCGTTCCAAAAATAGCTGCCATACCGGCCGTGGCGCCAGCGGTCAGCATGATCTTCCGCTCGTTTGGCGTTATCCTCATTATTTGTCCGGCGAAAGACCCTAAAGCTCCCCCAGTTGATATAATCGGCCCTTCCGATCCAAAGGGTCCACCACTACCAATGGAGATAGCCGCAGACAAAGGCTTTAGGATCGTGATTATGGGCTTAATCTTACTTTCATTCGTCAGTACCTGTTCCATCGCTTCAGGAATACCATGTCCTCTGATGGCCGCTGAACCCAGTCTTGCCATCAAACCGACAATCAGTGAGCCTATAATAGGTATAAAAATAACCAACCAGCCTAACTGATGGCCTTCGGGTGTATTTTCAACAAAAGAAAAATCGCCGTAAAAGAAAAGATTGGTTATCAAATGGATCAACTCAACTAACACTTTGGCTATTACACCAATGATCAGCGCATTGATAACTGCCTGAATACTTAAATATAACACCCTCCGCGATACAGACAAGCTCGTTGGCTCAAATTCGCCACTTACATCAAGACTAGGAGCAATCGGGATAGATTCTCCTTTTTCTTTTTTTTCAAACATGAATATTTTTTTTGCAAAAGTATGATCTTAATCATAAAATTAAGCACATAAATATAAATTATTTACCATTTTATATTATATGTACAATACTATTAGAATATTAGCGATTGAAATAATATTCGCTATTTTCGCATATGAAAATACACTCGCATTGTTTTTTATGTCAGCATTGCCTTCCGGAATGGCGTCTATTGATCGACACGAAAGCGACGATACATCAATATAAAAAAGGGGAATCAATCTTCAGAGCGGGAGAAACGTTGAATGGATTCTATTTTATCCATGAAGGAAATGTTAAGATTCATAAAAAATGGAAAAACAACCGAGATCTTATTATTAAATTCGCTGGCCCAGGTAGTGTCTTAGGTCATCGTGGTTTGTCCGATCATGTACATCCGGTTTCCGCTACTGCCCTTAATCGGGTAACCCTCTGCTTTGTTGATGCCGATTTTTTTGCTACAACCTTATTGGTCAATCATGAACTGGCGCACCAAATGGTTCTGTTCTTCGCTTCAGAATTGCAAAAAACGGAACAAAGCATGTCAAACATGGTACAAATGGATGTAAAGAGCAGAATTGCACTGTCACTATTGGATATATCGAACGTATTTGGAACTGACCAAGAAGGCTTTATCAACTCATCTTTAAGCAAACAAGATATAGCCTCCTATGCAGGAACTACGTATGAATCGCTTTTTAAGACACTCAATGAATGGAAAGACAAAGCTATTATTGATCTATCTGAGAAGAAGATCAAGATAATTGACAGCAGGAAATTCAAGGAGTTGACAGCAGGGTAGTTTAATGATAAAGTAACTTGCCATCCTTAATTGTGGCAGCAGATGTGTAGGGGTGTTCCTCTACTTTTTTATCAGATAAAATATGCAGGACTGTCCAACCTTCCAGTTTCAAGACATCCGCAATCATGCTTCGGTGACAGCGCCACCATACGGCTTCTGCACACATCAGGCATACATTTTCCGTAGCAGCTTCTTTTTCAAGATCTTTAAGTCCCTTTTTAAACTCCTTGGTTTCCATATAATCGGCATAACCTCTAAACGAGTCATTACGCCAGGCGGTATTGACTGAATCTTTATGAACTTTTCGCCTTCCACCAAGTATCAGCCAATGTTGATAGGAAATTCCTGATTTTAACAAATCACTCTCAAAATGTTCTTTGTTAAATTGTGGGAATTTATTAGAACCCGGTAAACTTCGTACATCCACCAAAAGATCGATCGAATTGATCTTCAATAATTCTATGAACTCGTCCCAAGACCGGGTAGAATGCCCTATCGTCCAAATCCGTTTCTCTTTCGCCTGTGTCATAAAGCAGCTATATCCTATGAATCAACAATTTAACATCCCCTTCTCCGCGATTTAATATATATGTCTGATAATCACTTTCTACTATTTCTTCCAAGAGATACAGTGGCACACGTTTATGATTAACATACAAAAGCTCGTTATCTGCCAGCTCAGGAAGAATTCCTAAAATGGTTTCCATCGGCCCGGGCATCTGCAAGGCTCGCACATCAATCTCCTTAACGTCTGAAAACTTAGCGTGTATTTCTTTAAAGTCAGACTCGCTTACCATTTTCACTTTTTCAGTGCTGCCAACAGTAGCTGGGTCTTGACTTAAATCAACCTCAGCAGCAGACTTGTAAAAATACGTATGATATTCTTCGGAGCCTACACTTTGTGTAAATGTTTGTACACCATCTTTTTCCAACAATCTGATCAAAGGAACGGGAATAAACTTATTGACAATACATAAGGCTTCATTTTCAGGAACAGATTTAAATTTCTTCAAAATATCTTTTAAAGGGTCGTCACCTCCTTCCAAGATATGACGAACATCAAATACAAGGATCGCGCTTTCAGGTAAACCTTCAAGCCAAGAAGGAGTCTTCTCTTGCACTTCATTTTTTTCTTCTACAAAGCGCATAACAAAACCTAATGGACGCAATACACGATCAAAATCATCAAGCGTACAGCCACCCATCTTAGCTGCTTCTGTAATTGTAACACGCGAAGCCATTAACTTCCTTAGGATTGGGTTTCTTAACTTTTCCAATGGTTTAGAAAGACCAGCAATCGCATCAATGCTCTCCTTGTTCCATTTGATCAGGTCAGCAATCCGAGTATTCCCGCTAACTTCCAGTGTATCCATCGTTGCTCTAATTTAATTGGGTACAATATCATAATAGGTGATTAGATAATAGAGTGCCCATCCAAAAAAACCAATTAAAATAATCCAAACCCAAGCGGGTATACTTTGTGGGGTTTCACTTCCCTCAATATAAAATTCACTTGAATTACCTTTGCCGTATGCATTGATCATCAATGGTAACACTCCGTCAACAACTGCATTTTCCCTTAAACCTTCAATTGAGATTGCGGGACCGTTTCTAACTTCAAATGGCACAATCCGCACTCCTTCTTTCCCATTCGGGTCCTTGCTGACAATTTTCAACGTATGTTTACCGTCGACCAACCTTGTTGTATCCAATTCAAACTTTACGGGCGTCATAAACGATGCAATTGGTGTCGTTTCTTCATCGATAAACAGCAATATGCTACTCTTGTTTTTCATTATATTCGATGATTTAATCGTTTGTAAGTATAAAACGTTTGATATGTTTTTTAGACTTTTCACCTGGTTTCACCAAAAACTTAATCGAAAAGAACAGGGTTACGACAACGATGATCCCAATGAACCAAACAATTAGCATATCCCAGTTACTTTCCGGACCCGCACCATGCGAAATCCCTCTTAACAATTTTGGCTGTTGTTTTTCACAGGCAGGACAAGCCAAACTAGCAAGTGTTGGCAACATCAACATGAGTGATAATAAATACTTTTTCATACTTGAAACATTTTCTGATAACACTTACTGTGTCACCATATCCATAATTTTTTGAACTTCATCAGCGGTTACCTCTTTTGCGTCATTCCCCCAACTAGTACGTTCGTGGTTCATAATTGCGGTTATTTCGTCAGCTGTCAGTCCCGCTGTTTGGCCGACAGCCGGCATCGGCCCGTAACCTTCATTTGCACGCGCGTTGTAACCGTTCATAATAATATCGACGAATATTTCAATATCATCATCCAATACAACCGAACTTCCTTTCAAAGGCGGGAAGGCGCCCGGCAACCCGTTTCCATTAGGCTGGTGGCAGGTCTGACAATGTGTTGCGTAAAGAGCTGCCCCGTCAATCGAACTTCCCTCCTCTACTGCATCTCCTGTATTTCCACTCTTTGCCGAACTGGTAACGTTCCCACCTCGTTTGTACAAGAACTCCGGCATTGGATCTCCCGTTGGCAGTTCAGTCTGCTTAAGTGATTGCAAATAAGCTACCAAATTCAGGGCATCTTCAGTCGCCACAACCTTTCCCTTTTTGCCTTTTAAGAACTCTTCCGGTACGGCGACAACAACATCATCCAGACCCACATGTTCTTTCAGCTCAAACAACCAAGGGTACGCAGGCATTACCGACTCGCTTACTACCGCGCGCGGATTGTATAAGTGAACTAGGTTCCACTCCAAACTCGGTTGACGATTCCCCACGTTGATTAAATCCGGTCCGGTACGTTCCGTCCCCATGAGCGTTGCTGTGTTCCGCCATAAATCCTGACGTTTTATATCTGCATAATCTGCTGAAATACTTGGTCTTGTACCCCACATTTTGTCCATTTCTACATTCCGAACCTGTTGTGTGTGGCAGGCAACACAACCATTAGCTATATACAAAGCCTTTCCCTTTCTAGCTGCCTCACTTAAAGGCTCTGCATTAGGCAATGGAGCGTTACGCGCCTGATTATCCAGCGCAGGCATAATTGCTACAAACAGCGTAAGAACAAGAAACAGTACCGCTGTCGCAGTAAAAAGACTCTTATGATTATTAAAAAATTCCATCGTAACTTACATTATATTATAATTATTCAATATTCTTAGCTGCTCCTCTTTCCAGCTCACGCAAAGCAAGGTCTTTCACATCTACTTCAGAGCGGCTGAGCCACATCCGATAGAGATTATAAGCAAAAACCAAATGCGATATCCACATCAGACTCCCTCCAATCGCTCTCCATAACCAGTGAGGAGCCATCATCACGACGCTATCAATAAATGGTTTACCTTCCATCCATGAAAGCCCGCGCATAGTTCCGCCAATCATTAAGGGCACTGAATAAAACATCAAGCCTATTAAAGCCAACCAGAAATGAGCACCAACCCAGATTTGCGGGGGTTCTTTTCCTGTCAATCGAGGCACAATAGCATACATACCCGCCCATAGGAAAAAGGTGATGATTCCGTACATCGTTAAATGGGAGTGAGCAACCGTAAAATCAGTGAAGTGCCAAATCAGGTTTGTTTCCCTAAAAGCCTCTGCAGTGCCCTGCATCGATCCTGTAAAATAGAATACGATACCAACGATAAAAAACGGCAGGGTATAACTGTCAGATACTTTGTACCAAGCGCCTTTGAATGTCATTAAGAAGTTTGTTGTACCCGCTACGACTGGAATAATCATTCCTGCGCTACCTACAATTGCCACAGTTTGCAACCACCAGGGAATCGAACTAAAAACAAAATGGTGTGTGCCAATGAGTGTATAAAACAAGATTTGTGTCCAATAGGCCAATATTCCCAGACTATACGAATAGATAGCCCTGTTAAGCTGTTGGGGAAGATAGTAATACACAATCCCTAGTGTAAACATCATAAACCACATACCCACCCCTTGGTGCATATAGTACCCCTGGACAATTGTTTCCCCTAGACCGGTTTGCCAAAAAGGCAAATAAGCTACCAAGGTGATTACAATCGCAAACATCAATCCGGCTACCATATACCAATTGGAAATATAAATTTCCTTTGTCTTTCGATTAGCAATTGTTTTAATAAAGTTGATCAGCGTGATTACCAGCGCGACTGCAAAAGGTAACATAACTGGCCAAATATATTCTCTGAACTCGCCACCGCCATTATTCACGCCTGCCATTA from Pedobacter indicus carries:
- a CDS encoding cbb3-type cytochrome c oxidase subunit I, with the protein product MSLVIFLSLNVWLTGLVIFLTLIVVILLVFSFSIMSKIRKIKEQSFLDTAPIENRFDHHLKNFDSKQLSTLLDLRKRGVLNPGAGKKAMGLLIVGQVQTDTSNLATSGGIIITVILIAIPVIVALLLLAFRIRRSVRKVHMQSQRYEAKQLADYLKSLPDDEVEKNIKDMKAALEYELSHRELSGNYEIKDSRGLIRENPDPSLPVVAVKKRATKRPPIDPKLSKLVLWFVLTATFWLIFGTTVGEYVGIKFVAPDIDQSSWLSFGRLRPVHTNSVFWGWASLGMLALGYYAVPRVGNNKLYSVKLGWITLVLINITVLAGTISLMAGVNNGGGEFREYIWPVMLPFAVALVITLINFIKTIANRKTKEIYISNWYMVAGLMFAIVITLVAYLPFWQTGLGETIVQGYYMHQGVGMWFMMFTLGIVYYYLPQQLNRAIYSYSLGILAYWTQILFYTLIGTHHFVFSSIPWWLQTVAIVGSAGMIIPVVAGTTNFLMTFKGAWYKVSDSYTLPFFIVGIVFYFTGSMQGTAEAFRETNLIWHFTDFTVAHSHLTMYGIITFFLWAGMYAIVPRLTGKEPPQIWVGAHFWLALIGLMFYSVPLMIGGTMRGLSWMEGKPFIDSVVMMAPHWLWRAIGGSLMWISHLVFAYNLYRMWLSRSEVDVKDLALRELERGAAKNIE
- a CDS encoding cytochrome c, translated to MEFFNNHKSLFTATAVLFLVLTLFVAIMPALDNQARNAPLPNAEPLSEAARKGKALYIANGCVACHTQQVRNVEMDKMWGTRPSISADYADIKRQDLWRNTATLMGTERTGPDLINVGNRQPSLEWNLVHLYNPRAVVSESVMPAYPWLFELKEHVGLDDVVVAVPEEFLKGKKGKVVATEDALNLVAYLQSLKQTELPTGDPMPEFLYKRGGNVTSSAKSGNTGDAVEEGSSIDGAALYATHCQTCHQPNGNGLPGAFPPLKGSSVVLDDDIEIFVDIIMNGYNARANEGYGPMPAVGQTAGLTADEITAIMNHERTSWGNDAKEVTADEVQKIMDMVTQ
- a CDS encoding cytochrome C, which codes for MKNKSSILLFIDEETTPIASFMTPVKFELDTTRLVDGKHTLKIVSKDPNGKEGVRIVPFEVRNGPAISIEGLRENAVVDGVLPLMINAYGKGNSSEFYIEGSETPQSIPAWVWIILIGFFGWALYYLITYYDIVPN